TGCACAAATTGCCTATACTTCCTTCGTGTGTGTGCTTCAAATCGTAAGAAGGCTTGAAGTTGCCCGCTTCAATGTCCATCCCAATTTGCTTATAAGCATCTCTAAACGGCACACCTTCAAGGACTAACTGATTGACCACTTCAACACTGAACATATACTTATACATTTCATCTTCTACCAAACCTTCCTTCACAATGATGTGCTGCAATGCGTAGTGAGCAATGCCCAAGCAATCTTTCATTTCTTTGAATACAGGCAAAAAACTTTCTTTGATGACCTGCAAATCACGGTGATACCCAACGGGTAAGTTGGTGGTAATCATCGCAATTTCATTGGGTAAAGCTTGAATTTTGTTGCATTTGGCTCGAATCAACTCAAATACATCGGGGTTCTTTTTTTGTGGCATGATGCTCGAACCTGTGGTCAAATCTTTCGGAAGGCTCACAAAGCCAAAGTTTTGACTCATAAATAGGCATACGTCCTGCGCCATTTTTGCTAAAGTCGCTGCAACGGAAGCCAAAGCCGAAGCTACGATTCTTTCGGTTTTGCCACGACCCATTTGTGCATAGACTACATTATAGTTCAAGGCTTCAAATCCCAACAAATCGGTGGTCATTTGACGGTTCAGAGGAAAAGATGAACCATATCCTGCTGCCGAACCCAATGGGTTTTTGTTAGAAACTCGGTAAGCTGCCTGCAACAGGAGCATATCGTCCACCAAACTTTCGGCATAAGCGGCAAACCACAATCCGAAAGAGGAAGGCATCGCTACTTGATAGTGCGTATAGCCTGGCATCAAAACAGCTTTGTATTTTTCGCTTTGATGCAATAAAAGGTCAAAAAGGGGCTGAATGTATTCCACGACTTCTTGCAGTTCGTCCCTAATGAACAACTTCAAATCCACCAGAACTTGGTCGTTGCGGGAACGTCCGCTGTGGATTTTTTTGCCCATGTCACCCAATCGTTGCGTCAACATTCCCTCTACTTGTGAGTGAACGTCTTCTACACCGTCTTCAATTTCAAATTGTTCGGCTTGGATTTCGTGGTAAATGTTTTGGAGTTCTTGGGAGAGAATTTGGTGTTCATTGGAGGAAAGCAATCCAATACTCTCTAACATTTTGATATGTGCCAGAGATCCTAATACATCGTGTGGAGCGAGGAAAACGTCTAATTCTTTGTCTTTTCCGACAGTAAATTTTTCGATTTCTTTGTTTACTTCAAAGCCTTTTTGCCAAAGCTTCATATAGTGTTGCTTTTTTTTAACCTTTATTTAAGGTAGGGTTAAATTTCGCCAAAGTTAGGGGATAGGATTGAAGTGTGCAAGTTTTTTAGTAAATTTATGTTTTG
The Chitinophagales bacterium genome window above contains:
- the argH gene encoding argininosuccinate lyase — translated: MKLWQKGFEVNKEIEKFTVGKDKELDVFLAPHDVLGSLAHIKMLESIGLLSSNEHQILSQELQNIYHEIQAEQFEIEDGVEDVHSQVEGMLTQRLGDMGKKIHSGRSRNDQVLVDLKLFIRDELQEVVEYIQPLFDLLLHQSEKYKAVLMPGYTHYQVAMPSSFGLWFAAYAESLVDDMLLLQAAYRVSNKNPLGSAAGYGSSFPLNRQMTTDLLGFEALNYNVVYAQMGRGKTERIVASALASVAATLAKMAQDVCLFMSQNFGFVSLPKDLTTGSSIMPQKKNPDVFELIRAKCNKIQALPNEIAMITTNLPVGYHRDLQVIKESFLPVFKEMKDCLGIAHYALQHIIVKEGLVEDEMYKYMFSVEVVNQLVLEGVPFRDAYKQIGMDIEAGNFKPSYDLKHTHEGSIGNLCNDQIRQLMKDVLEEFRFQQVREALEALLTTDVSSIESPQNEKHSIS